One genomic region from Sphingobacterium sp. UGAL515B_05 encodes:
- a CDS encoding T9SS type A sorting domain-containing protein yields the protein MGRNLLKAACLTLLSALTLCSGVSRVYAKSPYDHTIAQHILDGSEAFGEDNNIKDTEKLINNVKVFYNPIAEQINLSFKLAKSSSVSIKVMDALGNEILQLMNGNLDSGIQNLSFEHGGKLTTGFYFVRVVAGSETVVKRFSVR from the coding sequence ATGGGGAGAAATCTACTTAAAGCAGCTTGTTTAACACTTTTATCCGCACTGACATTGTGCAGCGGGGTGTCTCGGGTGTATGCAAAGTCTCCTTATGACCATACTATTGCGCAACATATTTTGGACGGCAGTGAGGCATTCGGGGAAGACAACAACATCAAGGACACAGAGAAACTTATCAATAATGTGAAGGTTTTCTATAATCCGATTGCGGAACAAATAAATCTTTCATTTAAATTGGCAAAATCGTCGAGTGTCTCTATTAAAGTAATGGATGCATTGGGCAATGAGATTCTCCAATTAATGAATGGCAACCTAGATTCAGGAATTCAAAATCTTTCCTTTGAGCATGGCGGAAAATTAACGACAGGGTTTTACTTTGTACGAGTAGTCGCTGGTTCAGAAACTGTGGTGAAAAGATTTTCTGTTCGATAA
- the ispG gene encoding (E)-4-hydroxy-3-methylbut-2-enyl-diphosphate synthase, which produces MDTSNMLTLPGIYCNSKVDYSRWKTREIQIGDIPMGGDNPIRIQSMTTVDTMDTMGSVEQTIRMVEAGCEYVRITAPSIKEAQNLANIKNELRKRGYKVPLVADIHFTPNAAEVAARIVEKVRVNPGNYADKKKFDQLSYTDAEYKRELERIYQKFTPLVNICKENGTAMRIGTNHGSLSDRIMSHYGDTPEGMVESAMEFIRMCEDLSFYNLCISMKSSNPQVMVKAYRLLVEKMVSENMNYPLHLGVTEAGDGEDGRVKSAVGIGTLLEDGLGDTVRVSLTEEPEREAPVAIALVNRYSKRKANIESQPKQEIVELSPDAPNVPYASQEINTFIGGSLVPRIVVDISKENLKDAQILSKAGYRYDILLDKYHMGEQSVDFVYLADNLPSFTMPANLKQVYNYNTWSKLTDQTNIHPLFTLDEFVKSDNKDKVLNMVKICNSDLLTPLFESLQLDKTVVFILETGYLHGMADQRQFFRNLQEIGIDNPVIIKRSYLEEDFSGPIGDFMNPEEPISKIQLYAATDLGALLIDGLGSGIWIDSPATALENIASLSFGILQATRSRISKTEYISCPSCGRTLFDLQETTQMIRSRTNHLKGLKIGIMGCIVNGPGEMADADYGYVGAGPDKVTLYRGQQIVKKNVSSAHALDELIKIIQDDGLWIEEIQQD; this is translated from the coding sequence ATGGACACAAGTAATATGTTGACATTACCTGGAATCTATTGCAATTCCAAGGTAGATTATTCGAGATGGAAAACGAGGGAAATTCAGATCGGTGATATTCCCATGGGTGGCGATAATCCCATTCGTATTCAAAGTATGACTACAGTAGATACAATGGATACGATGGGCTCAGTTGAGCAGACCATTCGAATGGTTGAGGCGGGCTGCGAATACGTTCGTATTACCGCTCCTAGTATTAAAGAAGCACAAAATTTAGCTAACATAAAAAATGAACTTCGCAAAAGAGGCTATAAGGTTCCTTTAGTTGCTGATATTCATTTTACACCAAATGCTGCCGAGGTTGCCGCTCGTATCGTCGAGAAAGTAAGAGTCAATCCTGGTAACTATGCAGACAAGAAAAAGTTTGATCAGCTATCTTATACCGATGCAGAATACAAGCGTGAGTTAGAGCGCATCTATCAAAAATTCACTCCGCTTGTAAATATCTGTAAGGAGAATGGTACCGCTATGCGTATTGGTACCAACCACGGCTCACTGTCGGACCGGATCATGAGTCATTACGGCGACACCCCCGAAGGGATGGTCGAATCTGCCATGGAATTTATCCGGATGTGTGAAGATCTGAGTTTCTACAATCTCTGTATCTCAATGAAATCATCCAACCCACAGGTCATGGTCAAAGCCTATCGGTTGCTGGTCGAAAAAATGGTTTCCGAAAACATGAACTACCCCCTACATCTCGGTGTAACCGAAGCTGGAGACGGTGAAGATGGTCGTGTAAAATCTGCCGTTGGTATCGGAACACTTTTGGAAGATGGGCTCGGTGATACTGTACGTGTATCGTTAACCGAAGAGCCTGAACGGGAAGCTCCAGTCGCCATAGCACTTGTCAATAGATACAGTAAAAGAAAGGCAAACATCGAGAGTCAACCCAAACAAGAGATTGTTGAGCTCTCTCCAGACGCACCAAATGTTCCTTATGCCAGCCAGGAAATTAATACCTTTATCGGAGGCTCTTTGGTACCAAGGATTGTGGTCGACATTTCTAAAGAAAATCTGAAAGACGCTCAGATCCTTTCCAAAGCTGGCTATCGCTATGATATCCTATTAGATAAATACCACATGGGTGAGCAGTCTGTAGACTTTGTCTATCTCGCAGACAATTTGCCATCCTTTACCATGCCGGCAAATCTGAAGCAAGTATATAACTACAACACCTGGTCAAAACTTACCGATCAAACTAATATTCATCCCCTCTTTACCTTAGACGAATTTGTAAAGTCGGACAACAAGGATAAAGTCCTGAATATGGTCAAAATCTGTAATTCAGATTTGTTAACCCCGCTGTTTGAATCCTTGCAACTCGACAAAACTGTTGTGTTCATATTAGAGACAGGGTACCTGCATGGTATGGCAGATCAAAGACAGTTCTTCCGAAACCTGCAGGAAATCGGGATCGACAATCCAGTCATTATCAAACGTTCTTATCTGGAAGAAGACTTCTCAGGACCTATTGGTGATTTTATGAATCCCGAAGAACCTATTTCAAAAATACAGCTTTATGCCGCTACGGATTTAGGTGCATTATTGATCGATGGATTGGGGTCAGGAATATGGATAGACTCTCCGGCAACGGCATTAGAAAACATCGCCTCGCTTTCTTTCGGAATTTTACAGGCAACACGATCTAGAATATCCAAGACAGAATATATTTCCTGCCCAAGCTGTGGAAGAACTTTATTTGATCTCCAAGAAACTACACAGATGATCCGTAGCCGTACCAATCACCTAAAAGGCTTAAAAATTGGCATCATGGGCTGTATCGTTAATGGACCTGGAGAAATGGCAGATGCTGACTATGGTTATGTTGGAGCGGGACCTGATAAAGTGACGCTATATAGAGGTCAGCAGATCGTTAAGAAAAATGTAAGTTCCGCACATGCCTTAGACGAATTGATCAAGATCATTCAAGATGATGGACTGTGGATCGAAGAAATACAACAAGACTAG